From a region of the Tachypleus tridentatus isolate NWPU-2018 chromosome 1, ASM421037v1, whole genome shotgun sequence genome:
- the LOC143222882 gene encoding protein GVQW3-like — protein sequence MNDLKEQRLTVKFCVKLGNSATETFAMLNTAYSDVAMKRTAYFKWHERFKDGRQSIKDDERPGRPSTSTDDPHVDKINTLVRANRRLTVRGAC from the coding sequence atgaatgacctgaaggagcaacgactcactgtgaaattttgtgttaaacttggaaactctgcgactgaaacttttgctatgcttaacacggcttacagtgatgttgctatgaagcgtacggcatatttcaagtggcatgaacgttttaaggatggtcgacagtccattaaagatgatgagcgtcctggacgtccttccacgtcaactgacgacccacacgtcgacaaaatcaacaccctggtgcgggcaaatcgacgtctgactgtcaggggagcttgctga